In Pseudomonas glycinae, the DNA window AACGCAAAACGTCCTGCTGCTGTTGATCATGATGCCGACCTGGACCGCGATCCTGATCCGCGTTTACGCGTGGATGGGCATCCTCAGCAACAACGGTCTGCTTAACGCATTTTTGATGTGGACCGGGCTCACCGATCACCCGATCGAGATCCTCAACACCAACACGGCGGTCTACATTGGGGTCGTGTATGCCTACCTGCCATTCATGGTGCTGCCGCTCTATGCCAACCTGGTGAAGCACGACGGCAGCCTGTTGGAAGCCGCGCAGGATCTGGGTTCGAGCAACTTCAACAACTTCTGGAAAATCACCGTGCCGCTGGCCAAGAACGGCATCATCGCCGGCTGCATGCTGGTGTTCATTCCAGTGGTGGGCGAGTTCGTGATTCCGGAACTGCTGGGCGGCCCGGAGACCCTGATGATCGGTCGCGTGCTGTGGCAAGAGTTCTTCAATAACCGCGACTGGCCGGTGGCGTCTGCTCTGGCGGTGGTGATGCTGTTGATCCTGATTGTGCCGATTCTGCTGTTCAACCGCAGCCAGGCCAAAGAGATGGAGGCACGGGGATGAAACGCTTCGGATTTTCAAAGTTCATGCTGATCTTCGGCCTGATGTTCATCTATCTGCCGATGCTGATTCTGGTGATCTACTCGTTCAACGCCTCGAAACTGGTAACGGTCTGGGGCGGCTGGTCGGTGAAGTGGTACGTCGGCCTGCTCGACAACACCCAACTGATGGGCTCGGTGGTGCGCTCGCTGGAAATCGCCTGCTACACCGCGATTGCCGCCGTAGCGTTGGGCACCCTCGCCGCGTTCGTGCTGACCCGCGTAACCCGCTTCAAGGGTCGTACGCTGTTCGGTGGTCTGGTGACCGCGCCGCTGGTGATGCCTGAGGTGATTACCGGGCTGTCGCTGTTGCTGCTGTTCGTGGCGATGGCGCAACTGATCGGCTGGCCGCAGGAGCGTGGCATCGTCACCATCTGGATCGCCCACACCACGTTTTGTGCGGCGTATGTGGCGGTGGTGGTGTCGGCGCGTCTGCGCGAGCTGGACCTGTCGATCGAAGAAGCGGCGATGGATCTGGGCGCGAAACCGTTCAAGGTGTTTTTCCTGATCACCATCCCGATGATCGCGCCGTCGCTGGCAGCGGGCGGCATGATGTCGTTCGCCCTGTCGCTGGACGATCTGGTGCTGGCGAGCTTCGTTTCGGGGCCGGGTTCCACCACCCTGCCGATGGAAGTCTTCTCGGCCGTGCGTCTGGGCGTGAAGCCCGAGATCAACGCCGTGGCCAGCCTGATTCTGCTGGCGGTGTCGCTGGTGACCTTCCTGGTCTGGTACTTCGGCCGCAAGGCAGAAGCCAACCGCAAGCGGGCGATTCAGGAAGCGATGGATCAGACCGCCAACGAATCGTGGCAGCAACCGCAACCTCAACGAGTGGCAGCGACGGCCTAGGGCCGTCGCGTTTTACGGCTTTGCGCTTTGGCTTAAAAGCTTTTGAATAAAAAGAATGGAGTTTCACCGATGAAAATGTTTGGCAGGACTCTGCTGACACTGTCCTTATTGGGCGCAATCGCCACAGGCGCCCAGGCCAACGACAAGGTGCTGCGCGTTTACAACTGGTCGGATTACATCGCCCCGGACACCGTCAAGAAGTTCGAGGACGAGACCGGCATCCGCGTGACCTACGACGTGTTCGACAGCAATGAAACCCTCGAAGCGCGTTTGCTCGCGGGTAAATCCGGCTACGACATCGTGGTGCCGTCCAACAGTTTCCTGGCCAAGCAGATCAAGGCCGGGGTCTATCAGACCCTGGACAAATCGAAGCTGCCAAACTGGAAAAACCTCAACCCGGTGCTGCTGAAAAACGCCTCCGCCAGTGATCCAGACAACGCCCACGCGTTCCCGTACATGTGGGGCTCGATCGGCATCGGCTTCAACCCGGACAAGGTCAAGGAAGTGCTCGGCAAGAATGCGCCGACCAATTCCTGGGACCTGCTGTTCAAACCGGAGAACGCCGAGAAGCTGAAAGCCTGTGGTATCAGCTTCCTCGACTCGCCGACCGAAATGCTCCCGGCCGCCCTGCACTACCTGGGCTATCCGGTGAACGACAAGGACGTGAAGCACATCGCCGAAGCCGAAGCGCTGTTCATGAAGATCCGGCCGTCGGTGGCGTATTTCCATTCGTCCAAGTACATCTCCGATCTGGCCAACGGCAACATCTGCGTGGCGGTCGGTTACTCCGGTGATGTATTGCAGGCCAAGGCCCGCGCGGTGGAATCGGGCAACAACGTCGTGATCGACTACAGCATTCCCAAGGAAGGTGCCGGCAGCTTCTACGACATGGTCGCCATCCCGCGCGATGCAGCGAACGTCGAGAACGCGTACCTGTTCATGGACTTCCTGATGCGTCCGGACATCATCGCCGAGATCACCAACAGCAACGGCTACAGCAACGCCAACGCGGCGGCGACGCCGCTGGTGGACGAAGCGATCCGCAACGACCCCGGCTCATACCCGCCGCAAGCGGTGATGGCCACGCTGTATGCGGTGCCGGATCAGCCGATTGCCACGCAACGGATCATGACCCGGGGCTGGACCCGCGTGAAACTCGGCAAGTAATGGCACCACCGATGATCGTTCCCACGCTCTGCGTGGGAATGCAGCCCGGGACGCTCCGCGTCCCAAAGCGGACGCAGAGCGTCCATTGAGGCATTCCCACGCGGACGGTTCGACGCCTCGACGTGGGAACGATCAGACAGTCAGCGATCAGTATCGATTTCCGTTCATGCAGCGCCTTACCACCGCTGCCCCCTGCTCTGAACGGCCTCACCTGGCTCTCCTCGGTTCAGGTGAATTCAGGCGCCCTCGGGCGCCTTTTTTTGTGGCTCAGATCAGTGGCCAATCGGCCAGCGCGCGGTAGCGGCCCTTGTGGGATTCGAAAAGCGCGAAGCGTTCGGCCCGCAGGAAGAATTCCGGCGGCGTGGCGGATTCCGGTTCCGGCGCGCGATAGTCCCGGGCCAGCGTCAGGTGCGGACGGTACTCCCGCGTTGCCTCTTCAAACCCGAACGGCAACATCGCCTGCTCCAGTGCATACACCAGTCGCAGCAATGCCTGCGGCGCCTGCTCCGGTGCCAGCGACAACACCCCGGCACGTCGCCAGACCTGCAACCGATCCAGCGAAATCCTCAGCGCCTCGCCCGGTATGCGCACCTTCGCCGCCGCCTCACAGACTTCGCCAATCTGCGCCAACGGCACCGCGCCGAGAAACAGCAACGTCAGGTGAAAGTTGTCGGCCGGCACCGGTTTGCCGGTACGCAAACCCAGCTCGCTGCGCCACTGGGCAATCGCCTTGCGCTGCGCCGGCGGGCAGTCCAGGGCGAAAAACAGCCGCTTGAACGGTTGATCCCCGCGCGTTTCGTCCGTCATGACCCCGCTCCTTCGTTCGTCGAGATCCCTGGATTCTACACGCCCGTTTCTGGCGACTCTCGGCATGGGGTTTATAGTTCAACGATTGCCATCAACCGGAGGACGTCATGCGCGAGATCCTCAGCAAAGAACCCTGGTGGGCCCGACCGCCGAATCCCGGGCAGGATGAAAGCGAACTGGAATGGGGCTGGCTGGTGCATTACAGCGAAGGTGAGCCGCGTTTCGAATTCGTGCGCGAGCGGCCGACGGACGAGCAGATCCGCAACCGCAAAGGCTGCCGGATCACCCCGTCGGCGGAGTAACCCGGCAGCGCTGCATCAAGGCCCGAGAATGTCCTTAAAGCCACCGAAGATCATCCGCTGCCCATCAAACGGCATCGGATTGACGTCCGGCTGCATGCGCGGGTCCTCCATCATTTTCGCCATGCCGGTGTCGCGGGTGGCCTTGTCCGGCCAGACCAGCCAACCGGCCGATACGGTTTCGCCCTCCTTGAGTTTTACGGCCATCGGGAATGACGTGACCTTGCCGTCCGGCACGTCATCGCCCCAGCCCTGAATCACCTCCAGCGCGCCGTATTCCTTGAAGAGCTTGGCGGCGATTTCGCAGTGCTTTTTGTACTGTTCGCGGTTGGCGTTCGGCACGGGCGCCACGAACACATCGATGTAAGCCATGATCATTCTCCTTGCAGGGTGGGTTCGATCTGCTGAGTAGTCGACTCGGGCGGCCGCCATTCGACACGGTTGACGCCCAGCCCGACCGACGGTTCATCTCGCCCGCCCAGATTGCCCTCGACCTGCGCCGCCATGTGCAGCGTGCCGGCCATCACGCCGGTGGTCGGGTTTTGCAGCAGTTTCAGCCAGGCCTTGTCGAAGGTGTTGCCCAGGCTGCTGCGGATCAGCGCTTCGCTGTCCGGGCGGTCGTTGGCCTGAATGATTGCGCGGATGCCTGCCACCCCGACCGAAATCAGCGCCCCGGCCAGTTTGCCTGCCGCTGCCGCCACTGCGCTGGCAGCGCCGCGCGGGGCCATTTCCGCCTCCATGCGCTGACTGGCGCGCTTGGCCACCGGCGCCATGGCCGACTCAGTCGAGGTCACGCCTTTGGAGCCGCCGTCGGTGTGGATCTTGTCGATCAGCGCCGCGTAGGCCGGCAGCGTGTTCAACGGCTCAGTGCTGACAACCTGATACAGCGAGGCATCGCGGGCCGGCGGCGGGCCAAGGGCGATGGCGGGGATTTTCTGCAACCGCCCGTTGAGCTGGGCGATGGGCACGCCGTGGCGCTGGGCGATGACCGGCATCTGCTGCGCCATCAGTTGCGCGTAGAACGCGGTGGACTGGCCGAGAATCGCGTCCGGGTCGATCTCCACCGCCACCGGCGCCAGCACCCGTTCCTGATATTGCTCCAGCAGGTAATCCGCCAGGCGCTTGGCCGAAGCGTCCTGCTCGCCGCTGGCACTGATCGTGTACCAGCTGACCTTCATCGACAGCCATTCCTGGGTCCAGTAGCTGCTGAACCACGGGATGAAATTTTCTTCAGTTTGCTGATAGACGCGAGTGCGCCAATGTTCCATCGAGCCACGGGCGAACAGCTTGACCTGCTCGGTGGCCTGCTTCGAGGCGTTGACGATTTCCCGGTTGATCTGCTGCCAGGTCGCCGGCGAGACCACCACCGCCGGCGCGCTTACCGGGGCCCGCGCCGTGGTTGCGCAGCCGGCCAGCAACACCAGTGCGGCGACGAGCAGCGCACGCAGGTTCACGGTGGCGGTCCTTATCTGTTCTTCGGGCAGGAGACCTGAAGAATGCGGGGAAGATGAAATGAGTATAGGTGCGTGGGGTGCGCCGTTTATCCGCTGGTCTGGGCCGCGCCGGTCCAACCATCAATGGCGTCGATATTCACCATCGCGACGATTGCCTTCCGCATGTTGCTCGCCAAAGGCACGATTAGCCCATCCGAAACACACAGCACGAGGAGTTCACATCATGATCAATACCGTCACCCTCGCCGTGAGTTTCCCGGTCTTCGGCAGCAACTACTACGATCAGCACGCCGTGTCGCGCAAGACACAGGCGCTGGTGTTCGACGAAGCCTTCGAAGACCTGTTGATGCCCGCCGCGAGCAATCATTTCAGCAATGAAGTGGTGGGCCTCAACGATCAGTTCCGTTTTCTGAGCGACATTCTCGCCACCCATTTGCTGGACATCGAGGCCTCAGTGCCTGCGCGATCCAGCGTCCGGGCGAGCGCTCACTTTTAATGCCAAAGGGCGTTCCCGCAAGGGAACGCCCTCTTCGTTTCAATCAGTCATCATCCCGGTCGCGGTGATAACGACGCCCGTCGCGGCGGTCGTCATCGCGGTCGTCCCAGCGCCGGTCATGATCGTAGTAACGGCCATGATCGCGGTCGTAATGCCGGCCATGGCGATGGTCATCATCGAAATCCGCCACACAGCCGCCCAGCAATACAGCGGCGGAAACGGTCAGCAGCAGGCTTGTTGCACGCATCATTCAGAATTTCCCTAAAACCAAGGTCTTGACAACGGAAACGGTCAGCGCTGCCCGTACCAAAGAGGCGCGGTGCGCGCTGCCGCTGATACGACCGGGGAAAACGACGATGATTCACAGGCCGCCGATGACCGTTGATCGCCTCGCCCGCCTCGCCCGAGCGGCGGCCAAATGCCACCTATACTGCTTGCAACGCGCAAAGGATCTGCCCCTCAAGAACAACAAGCAGAGGTGCGACATGGTCTGGCAACAAGTCTATGACCCGTTCGGCAATCCGGTGATTTCCACGATCATGGCCGCCGTTCCCGTGGTGGTGATGCTGGCGGCGCTGGCCTTCTTTCATGTGAAGGCGCATCTGGCCGCACTGCTGGCGCTGGCCTCGGCGCTGCTGATCTCGATCTTCGCCTTCGGCATGCCCGCCAACATGGCCGGTTCCGCGGCGCTGTTCGGGGCGGCCAACGGGCTGCTGCCGATTGGCTGGATCGTGCTCAACATCATTTTTCTGCATCGTCTGACCACCGAGAACGGCTCGTTCAAGGTGTTGCAGGATTCGCTCGCCCGCATCACCGACGACCGGCGCCTGCAATTGCTGCTGATCGCCTTTTGTTTCGGTGCTTTCTTCGAAGGGGCCGCCGGGTTCGGTACCCCGGTGGCAGTGACCGGCGCCATTCTGATCGGTCTTGGTTTTTCGCCACTGGCAGCGTCCGGCCTGGCGCTGATCGCCAACACCGCGCCCGTGGCTTTCGGCGCCCTGGGCACGCCGATCATTACGCTGGCCAAGGTCACAGGGCTGGATGAAATGGAGCTGTCGATGATGGTGGGACGGCAGTTGCCGTTCTTTTCGGTGCTGGTGCCATTCTGGCTGATCTGGGCATTCGCCGGGTGGCGCAAGATGCTGGAAGTATGGCCGGCGATTCTGGTGGCTGGCGTCAGTTTCGCCATCCCGCAGTTTCTGGTTTCGAACTACCACGGGCCGATGCTGGTGGACGTGATCGCCGCGCTGATTTCCATGGCCTGCCTGACCCTGTTTCTCAAGGTCTGGAAGCCGGCGACTGTTCACACCTCGGCCGCGCTGTCGGGGCGGCATGACGACTCGAAGGTCGACGAAGAAAAGGTCACGGCCAGCGCCGCATTCAGCGATCAGGCGCGCCCGGCAGTGATGCGCGCGTGGATGCCGTGGATCATCCTCACGGTGTTCGTGTTTGCCTGGGGCACCCAGGGTTTCAAGAACATGTTCGACACTCGTCCGGCGATTGATCCCGTTACCCAATCAGCCAAGCTTGATCCGCAGGGCAAACCGCTGCGCGAAGCCAATCCGGTGTTCGCCCCGGCCGTGACTTTCAGCTCCCTGCATCTGCAAATCGAAAAAGTCCCGCCGGTGGTCGCCGCGCCGAAAGCCGAAGAGGCGGTGTACAAGTTCACCTGGTTCACTGCCACCGGCAGCGGCATCCTGCTCGCGGCGATTGTCGGTGGATTGCTGATGGGCTACTCGATCCCGCAACTGATCAAACAGTACCTTCGCACACTGTGGGTCGTGCGCTTCTCGCTGACCACAATTGCCGCGATGCTGGCGCTGGGATTCCTGACCCGCTATTCGGGGCTGGACGCGACCATGGGCCTGGCATTCGCTGCCACGGGGATTTTCTACCCGATGTTCGGCACCTTGCTCGGCTGGCTTGGCGTAGCACTGACCGGGTCGGATACCGCGTCCAACGTGCTGTTTGGCGGCTTGCAACGGGTGACGTCGGAACAGCTGGGCATCAGCCCGGTCCTGATGGCGGCGGCCAACAGCTCCGGCGGAGTGATGGGCAAAATGGTCGACGCGCAGTCGATCGTGGTCGCCTCGACCGCGACACGCTGGTACGGCCATGAAGGGGAAATCCTGCGTTACGTGTTCTTCCATTCCATCGTGCTGGCAATCCTGGTCGGCGGCCTGGTGACGTTGCAGGCGTATGTGGCGCCGTTTACGTCCATGGTGGTCGGCGCACATTGAGAATCGCGGGTGCCTCGGTTGTGAGAGTGATCTGACTCACAGCCAAGGCACCCGCGCTCCTTCTGTCGATTCATGAACCGCGCGCATGAGGCCATGCGCAAATCAAAGAAAACCTTTTCCTCTCCAGCGTGGTCACTCCTAGAACAGAGCGAGACTGGCAACCACGCCAGCGTACCCGTGCGGGTCTTTCACACCCTGCCGACCTGATAGAGGAAGCCAAGCAAATGAATGACCATCCGCCAATGGCGATCTCCCGACGTCGTTTCCTGATTCTCGGGGCCGTGACCGCAACCGCGTTCGCGATGCCCCCTTTCATCAGCCGCAAGGCCTACGCGGCCAGCCTGGAGCAACCGGCCATGGCCAAAGTAACCATCGAAGTCAACGGCAAGCCACAGGCGCTGGAGGTTGATACTCGCACCACCCTGCTCGACGCCCTGCGCGAACACCTGCACCTGACCGGCAGCAAAAAGGGCTGCGACCACGGCCAGTGCGGCGCCTGCACGGTGATCGTCGATGGCCGGCGAATCAATTCGTGCCTGACCCTGGCGGTGATGCAGGACGGCGCCAAAGTCACCACCATCGAAGGCCTCGGCATGCCGGATCATCTGCATCCGATGCAGGCGGCGTTCATCAAGCATGACGGTTACCAGTGCGGCTACTGCACGCCGGGACAGATCTGTTCGGCGGTCGCCGTGCTCCAGGAAATCCGGGACGGCATCCCCAGCCACGCCAGCGCCAGCCTCACCGAAGCACCGCAACTGGTCGCCAGCGAATTGCAGGAACGCATGAGCGGCAACATCTGCCGCTGCGGCGCCTACTCGAACATCATCGAAGCCATCAGCGAAGTCGCGGAGGTGCCAGCATGAGAGCATTCAATTACAGCCGCGCCGACTCCCCTGCCGCAGCTGCTGCCCAAGCCGCGCAAATCGAAGGCGCACGTTTCATTGCCGGCGGCACCAATCTGCTGGACTTGATGAAACTCGACATCGAAACGCCCCAGCAGCTGATAGACGTCAATCACCTGGGCCTCGACCAGATCGAAGCTACCGACGACGGCGGCTTGCGCATCGGCGCGCTGGTGCGCAACACCGATCTGGCCGCCGACAACCGCGTCCGGAAAGATTACGCGCTGTTGTCCCGCGCCTTGCTCGCCGGTGCGTCGGGCCAGTTGCGCAACATGGCGACCACCGCCGGCAATCTGCTCCAGCGCACGCGCTGCCCGTATTTCTACGACACCAATCAGGCCTGCAATAAACGTAATCCCGGCAGTGGTTGCGCGGCGATTGGCGGGGTCAGTCGACAACTCGGCATCATCGGTGTCAGCGACGCCTGCATCGCGACCCATCCGAGTGACATGGCGATTGCGATGCGTGCGCTGGATGCTCAGGTCGAAACGATCAAGGCTGATGGCAGCACTCGACGCATCGCCATCGCGGACTTCCATCAATTGCCCGGCACCACGCCGAATGTCGAAACCAGTCTGACGCCCGGTGAACTGATCACCGCCGTCACCCTGCCCGCCCCGGTGGGCGGCACCCATGTCTATCACAAGGTGCGCGACCGCTCGTCATACGCCTTCGCCCTGGTGTCCGTCGGCCTGATCCTGCAGAAGGATGGAAGCGGCCGCATCGCCGTCGGCGGCATCGCGCCGAAACCCTGGCGAGTCGAAGCGGCGGAAGCGCTGCTGCCGCAAGGCGCGAAAGCAGTCAGTGCGCGCCTGCTCGACGGCGCCACGCCGACCCCGGACAACCAGTTCAAAGTGACTCTGGTCGAGCGCACGATTGCCTCGGTGCTGGCCCAAGCGAGGGACGAAGCATGAAATTCGACACACCCGCCACGACCAACCCGATTGATCAGTTGAACGTCATCGGTAAACCCACCGACCGCATCGAAGGCCCGTTGAAGACCAGCGGCCAGGCGCCTTACGCCTACGAGCAACATGAAGCCGTGAAGAATCAGGCCTATGGCGTGATGGTCGGTTCGGCCATCGCCAAGGGTCGCATCACCCGCATCGATCTGGAGGCTGCCCGCGCCGCGCCGGGAGTGCTGACCATCGTCACCGCCGCCAACGCCGGCAAGCTCGGCAAAGGCCAGTACAACGCCGCGCACCTGCTGGCCGGGCCGCAAGTGCAGCACTATCACCAGGCCGTGGCGCTGGTGGTCGCCGAAACCTTCGAACAGGCGCGGGCCGCCGCGCAGTTGGTCAACGTCGAATACGCGCAAGACAAAGGCCAGTTTGATCTGGCCAGCGTGCGCGATCAGGGCGTGGAGCCGAAAGACGATCTGCCGGACGTCAAGCACGGCGATTTCGCCAGCGCCTTCGCCGCCGCGCCGGTGCAGTTCGACCAGACCTACACCACGCCGGATCAGTCCCACGCGATGATG includes these proteins:
- a CDS encoding ABC transporter permease subunit, with protein sequence MRTFNQQFLRLVPSGRKFVIGIPFIWLFLFFMLPFFLVMKISFSEAALSIPPYSEIYTYAEQKFQLFLNIGNYTLLGEDELYLSAYLGSLKVALLSTLMCLVIGFPMAYAITKTGKETQNVLLLLIMMPTWTAILIRVYAWMGILSNNGLLNAFLMWTGLTDHPIEILNTNTAVYIGVVYAYLPFMVLPLYANLVKHDGSLLEAAQDLGSSNFNNFWKITVPLAKNGIIAGCMLVFIPVVGEFVIPELLGGPETLMIGRVLWQEFFNNRDWPVASALAVVMLLILIVPILLFNRSQAKEMEARG
- a CDS encoding ABC transporter permease subunit, with translation MKRFGFSKFMLIFGLMFIYLPMLILVIYSFNASKLVTVWGGWSVKWYVGLLDNTQLMGSVVRSLEIACYTAIAAVALGTLAAFVLTRVTRFKGRTLFGGLVTAPLVMPEVITGLSLLLLFVAMAQLIGWPQERGIVTIWIAHTTFCAAYVAVVVSARLRELDLSIEEAAMDLGAKPFKVFFLITIPMIAPSLAAGGMMSFALSLDDLVLASFVSGPGSTTLPMEVFSAVRLGVKPEINAVASLILLAVSLVTFLVWYFGRKAEANRKRAIQEAMDQTANESWQQPQPQRVAATA
- a CDS encoding polyamine ABC transporter substrate-binding protein produces the protein MKMFGRTLLTLSLLGAIATGAQANDKVLRVYNWSDYIAPDTVKKFEDETGIRVTYDVFDSNETLEARLLAGKSGYDIVVPSNSFLAKQIKAGVYQTLDKSKLPNWKNLNPVLLKNASASDPDNAHAFPYMWGSIGIGFNPDKVKEVLGKNAPTNSWDLLFKPENAEKLKACGISFLDSPTEMLPAALHYLGYPVNDKDVKHIAEAEALFMKIRPSVAYFHSSKYISDLANGNICVAVGYSGDVLQAKARAVESGNNVVIDYSIPKEGAGSFYDMVAIPRDAANVENAYLFMDFLMRPDIIAEITNSNGYSNANAAATPLVDEAIRNDPGSYPPQAVMATLYAVPDQPIATQRIMTRGWTRVKLGK
- the thpR gene encoding RNA 2',3'-cyclic phosphodiesterase, with product MTDETRGDQPFKRLFFALDCPPAQRKAIAQWRSELGLRTGKPVPADNFHLTLLFLGAVPLAQIGEVCEAAAKVRIPGEALRISLDRLQVWRRAGVLSLAPEQAPQALLRLVYALEQAMLPFGFEEATREYRPHLTLARDYRAPEPESATPPEFFLRAERFALFESHKGRYRALADWPLI
- a CDS encoding DUF1428 domain-containing protein — its product is MAYIDVFVAPVPNANREQYKKHCEIAAKLFKEYGALEVIQGWGDDVPDGKVTSFPMAVKLKEGETVSAGWLVWPDKATRDTGMAKMMEDPRMQPDVNPMPFDGQRMIFGGFKDILGP
- a CDS encoding L-lactate permease, which gives rise to MVWQQVYDPFGNPVISTIMAAVPVVVMLAALAFFHVKAHLAALLALASALLISIFAFGMPANMAGSAALFGAANGLLPIGWIVLNIIFLHRLTTENGSFKVLQDSLARITDDRRLQLLLIAFCFGAFFEGAAGFGTPVAVTGAILIGLGFSPLAASGLALIANTAPVAFGALGTPIITLAKVTGLDEMELSMMVGRQLPFFSVLVPFWLIWAFAGWRKMLEVWPAILVAGVSFAIPQFLVSNYHGPMLVDVIAALISMACLTLFLKVWKPATVHTSAALSGRHDDSKVDEEKVTASAAFSDQARPAVMRAWMPWIILTVFVFAWGTQGFKNMFDTRPAIDPVTQSAKLDPQGKPLREANPVFAPAVTFSSLHLQIEKVPPVVAAPKAEEAVYKFTWFTATGSGILLAAIVGGLLMGYSIPQLIKQYLRTLWVVRFSLTTIAAMLALGFLTRYSGLDATMGLAFAATGIFYPMFGTLLGWLGVALTGSDTASNVLFGGLQRVTSEQLGISPVLMAAANSSGGVMGKMVDAQSIVVASTATRWYGHEGEILRYVFFHSIVLAILVGGLVTLQAYVAPFTSMVVGAH
- the paoA gene encoding aldehyde dehydrogenase iron-sulfur subunit PaoA; the protein is MAISRRRFLILGAVTATAFAMPPFISRKAYAASLEQPAMAKVTIEVNGKPQALEVDTRTTLLDALREHLHLTGSKKGCDHGQCGACTVIVDGRRINSCLTLAVMQDGAKVTTIEGLGMPDHLHPMQAAFIKHDGYQCGYCTPGQICSAVAVLQEIRDGIPSHASASLTEAPQLVASELQERMSGNICRCGAYSNIIEAISEVAEVPA
- a CDS encoding FAD binding domain-containing protein, producing MRAFNYSRADSPAAAAAQAAQIEGARFIAGGTNLLDLMKLDIETPQQLIDVNHLGLDQIEATDDGGLRIGALVRNTDLAADNRVRKDYALLSRALLAGASGQLRNMATTAGNLLQRTRCPYFYDTNQACNKRNPGSGCAAIGGVSRQLGIIGVSDACIATHPSDMAIAMRALDAQVETIKADGSTRRIAIADFHQLPGTTPNVETSLTPGELITAVTLPAPVGGTHVYHKVRDRSSYAFALVSVGLILQKDGSGRIAVGGIAPKPWRVEAAEALLPQGAKAVSARLLDGATPTPDNQFKVTLVERTIASVLAQARDEA